One window of Pieris napi chromosome 1, ilPieNapi1.2, whole genome shotgun sequence genomic DNA carries:
- the LOC125063685 gene encoding serine/threonine-protein kinase greatwall isoform X3, which translates to MLCELFCLKSSISTKTIMTANEIEEPNGSCHTILEKINENNAEPTNKLPEITDFTIIKPISRGAFGKVFLAQKKYNPEQLYAIKVMKKSEMINKNMVTQVVTERNALALSRSPFCVHLFYSLQSASSVYLVMEYMVGGDLKSLLNVYGFLEESMAIFYVAEVTLALDYLHKHNIVHRDLKPDNMLIAKSGHVKLTDFGLSKIEIHRDLEISDFVNRTPSLNLRTPGQLLSLTSHLSFGSGGDSTKDSLSTETSKKKSIFYDDVSTVDSPSIDHSQLSGIHPFMSAESINLEHITSKDSGSESLSSYHTCESSKSSSNKSNKSTDISSANGSSLESALTDSQHDQSTSPLCRGHSLKRIPSFRAKKRKRILDCDGDTPTGVTSLLESKQNHSGLTQEIMALELDVTQNTPKRISIHPTPERRKNPIKGVLKKRWVSQNDSHHFNVGVIFSTPVSNSKNKEKKEKATRFNLPTDDTSSETKDQSMTFGKHISTSLEIFPTRRLSKGEGSKSPTDLCKTPIAAQTPYRTPKSVRRGNQVSDQRILGTPDYLAPELLLRQGHGPQVDWWALGVCLYEFMTGIPPFNDETPQAVFNNILSKNIEWPEDDEALSNEAVSAIEALLTMEPKERPAAAEVKKMSLFKDLDWDNQLNVEPPFIPTPGDIHDTGYFQARNILQQLQVSNFDI; encoded by the exons ATGTTATGTGAATTATTTTGCTTAAAAAGTTCAATATCTACTAAAACCATAATGACGGCCAATGAAATCGAAGAGCCGAATGGATCTTGCCATACGattttggaaaaaataaacGAAAACAATGCAGAACCTACCAATAAG CTTCCAGAGATAACCGATTTCACTATAATAAAACCGATAAGCCGTGGGGCTTTTGGAAAAGTATTTCTTGCCCAGAAAAAGTATAATCCAGAACAGTTGTATGCTATAAAAGTTATGAAAAAGTCAGAAatgatcaataaaaatatggtaACCCAGGTGGTTACGGAAAGAAATGCTCTTGCCTTATCAAGAAGTCCATTTTGTGTTCacttgttttattcattacagTCAGCTTCATCAGTTTATTTG GTCATGGAATATATGGTTGGTGGAGATCTGAAGTCTTTGTTAAATGTTTATGGTTTCCTAGAAGAGTCAATGGCAATATTTTATGTCGCAGAGGTAACTTTAGCCTTGGACTATTTGCATAAGCATAATATTGTTCATAGAGACCTTAAACCAGATAATATGTTGATTGCTAAAAGTGGACATGTTAAGTTAACTGATTTTGGATTATCGAAGATTGAAATACATAGAG aTTTAGAAATATCTGACTTTGTGAATCGAACACCAAGTCTAAATTTACGTACTCCTGGTCAACTATTGTCTCTGACATCACATCTTTCATTTGGTTCTGGAGGGGACAGTACCAAAGATTCCTTATCTACAGAAACTT cCAAGAAGAAGAGTATATTTTATGATGATGTAAGCACAGTAGACAGCCCATCTATAGACCACTCTCAACTTTCTGGAATTCATCCATTTATGAGTGCCGAGAGTATCAACTTGGAACATATTACT TCAAAAGACTCCGGCTCGGAATCACTAAGTTCATACCATACGTGTGAAAGTTCAAAAAGCAGttcaaataaaagtaataagtcAACAGACATCAGTAGTGCTAATGGTTCGTCTTTGGAGTCAGCGCTCACTGATTCACAACATGACCAGTCAACTTCACCTCTATGCAGGGGCCACTCTTTGAAAAGGATTCCTAG TTTCCGGGCTAAAAAAAGAAAGCGGATTTTGGATTGTGATGGTGACACACCAACTGGAGTGACCAGCCTTTTGGAGTCAAAACAAAACCACAGTGGGCTGACTCAGGAGATCATGGCGCTGGAACTTGACGTGACTCAGAACACGCCCAAGAGGATATCGATACACCCCACACCGGAACGAAGGAAGAATCCCATTAAGGGTGTTTTAAAGAAGAG ATGGGTTTCGCAAAATGATAGTCACCATTTCAACGTGGGAGTGATATTCTCGACTCCAGTCTCAAACAGTAAGAACAAGGAGAAAAAAGAAAAGGCTACGAGATTTAATTTACCCACCGACGATACATCTTCGGAAACTAAGGACCAGTCCATGACATTTGGAAAACATATTTCCACCAGCTTAGAAATATTTCCAACTAGGAGGTTAAGTaag GGTGAAGGCAGCAAATCACCCACAGACCTGTGTAAAACGCCCATAGCCGCCCAAACGCCTTACAGAACACCAAAAAGCGTGAGACGCGGGAATCAAGTTTCCGATCAGAGAATATTGGGTACGCCGGACTATCTCGCACCCGAATTATTACTCAG gCAAGGACATGGGCCACAAGTAGATTGGTGGGCACTAGGAGTATGCTTGTACGAGTTCATGACTGGCATTCCGCCCTTCAATGATGAGACACCACAAGCTGTcttcaacaatattttatcCAAAA ACATAGAATGGCCTGAAGATGATGAGGCATTATCGAATGAAGCAGTGAGTGCAATCGAGGCCCTGCTCACAATGGAGCCGAAGGAACGTCCTGCCGCCGCAGAGGTCAAAAAGATGTCATTGTTCAAAGACTTGGACTGGGACAATCAGCTTAACGTAGAACCACCTTTCATACCTACGCCAGGTGATATCCACGACACTGGATACTTTCAAG CTCGCAACATTCTACAACAACTGCAAGTGTCCAACTTTGACATatga
- the LOC125063685 gene encoding serine/threonine-protein kinase greatwall isoform X2 encodes MLCELFCLKSSISTKTIMTANEIEEPNGSCHTILEKINENNAEPTNKLPEITDFTIIKPISRGAFGKVFLAQKKYNPEQLYAIKVMKKSEMINKNMVTQVVTERNALALSRSPFCVHLFYSLQSASSVYLVMEYMVGGDLKSLLNVYGFLEESMAIFYVAEVTLALDYLHKHNIVHRDLKPDNMLIAKSGHVKLTDFGLSKIEIHRDLEISDFVNRTPSLNLRTPGQLLSLTSHLSFGSGGDSTKDSLSTETCENLLHALKESTKKKSIFYDDVSTVDSPSIDHSQLSGIHPFMSAESINLEHITSKDSGSESLSSYHTCESSKSSSNKSNKSTDISSANGSSLESALTDSQHDQSTSPLCRGHSLKRIPRKRILDCDGDTPTGVTSLLESKQNHSGLTQEIMALELDVTQNTPKRISIHPTPERRKNPIKGVLKKRWVSQNDSHHFNVGVIFSTPVSNSKNKEKKEKATRFNLPTDDTSSETKDQSMTFGKHISTSLEIFPTRRLSKGEGSKSPTDLCKTPIAAQTPYRTPKSVRRGNQVSDQRILGTPDYLAPELLLRQGHGPQVDWWALGVCLYEFMTGIPPFNDETPQAVFNNILSKNIEWPEDDEALSNEAVSAIEALLTMEPKERPAAAEVKKMSLFKDLDWDNQLNVEPPFIPTPGDIHDTGYFQARNILQQLQVSNFDI; translated from the exons ATGTTATGTGAATTATTTTGCTTAAAAAGTTCAATATCTACTAAAACCATAATGACGGCCAATGAAATCGAAGAGCCGAATGGATCTTGCCATACGattttggaaaaaataaacGAAAACAATGCAGAACCTACCAATAAG CTTCCAGAGATAACCGATTTCACTATAATAAAACCGATAAGCCGTGGGGCTTTTGGAAAAGTATTTCTTGCCCAGAAAAAGTATAATCCAGAACAGTTGTATGCTATAAAAGTTATGAAAAAGTCAGAAatgatcaataaaaatatggtaACCCAGGTGGTTACGGAAAGAAATGCTCTTGCCTTATCAAGAAGTCCATTTTGTGTTCacttgttttattcattacagTCAGCTTCATCAGTTTATTTG GTCATGGAATATATGGTTGGTGGAGATCTGAAGTCTTTGTTAAATGTTTATGGTTTCCTAGAAGAGTCAATGGCAATATTTTATGTCGCAGAGGTAACTTTAGCCTTGGACTATTTGCATAAGCATAATATTGTTCATAGAGACCTTAAACCAGATAATATGTTGATTGCTAAAAGTGGACATGTTAAGTTAACTGATTTTGGATTATCGAAGATTGAAATACATAGAG aTTTAGAAATATCTGACTTTGTGAATCGAACACCAAGTCTAAATTTACGTACTCCTGGTCAACTATTGTCTCTGACATCACATCTTTCATTTGGTTCTGGAGGGGACAGTACCAAAGATTCCTTATCTACAGAAACTTGTGAGAACCTTCTTCATGCACTTAAAGAATCTA cCAAGAAGAAGAGTATATTTTATGATGATGTAAGCACAGTAGACAGCCCATCTATAGACCACTCTCAACTTTCTGGAATTCATCCATTTATGAGTGCCGAGAGTATCAACTTGGAACATATTACT TCAAAAGACTCCGGCTCGGAATCACTAAGTTCATACCATACGTGTGAAAGTTCAAAAAGCAGttcaaataaaagtaataagtcAACAGACATCAGTAGTGCTAATGGTTCGTCTTTGGAGTCAGCGCTCACTGATTCACAACATGACCAGTCAACTTCACCTCTATGCAGGGGCCACTCTTTGAAAAGGATTCCTAG AAAGCGGATTTTGGATTGTGATGGTGACACACCAACTGGAGTGACCAGCCTTTTGGAGTCAAAACAAAACCACAGTGGGCTGACTCAGGAGATCATGGCGCTGGAACTTGACGTGACTCAGAACACGCCCAAGAGGATATCGATACACCCCACACCGGAACGAAGGAAGAATCCCATTAAGGGTGTTTTAAAGAAGAG ATGGGTTTCGCAAAATGATAGTCACCATTTCAACGTGGGAGTGATATTCTCGACTCCAGTCTCAAACAGTAAGAACAAGGAGAAAAAAGAAAAGGCTACGAGATTTAATTTACCCACCGACGATACATCTTCGGAAACTAAGGACCAGTCCATGACATTTGGAAAACATATTTCCACCAGCTTAGAAATATTTCCAACTAGGAGGTTAAGTaag GGTGAAGGCAGCAAATCACCCACAGACCTGTGTAAAACGCCCATAGCCGCCCAAACGCCTTACAGAACACCAAAAAGCGTGAGACGCGGGAATCAAGTTTCCGATCAGAGAATATTGGGTACGCCGGACTATCTCGCACCCGAATTATTACTCAG gCAAGGACATGGGCCACAAGTAGATTGGTGGGCACTAGGAGTATGCTTGTACGAGTTCATGACTGGCATTCCGCCCTTCAATGATGAGACACCACAAGCTGTcttcaacaatattttatcCAAAA ACATAGAATGGCCTGAAGATGATGAGGCATTATCGAATGAAGCAGTGAGTGCAATCGAGGCCCTGCTCACAATGGAGCCGAAGGAACGTCCTGCCGCCGCAGAGGTCAAAAAGATGTCATTGTTCAAAGACTTGGACTGGGACAATCAGCTTAACGTAGAACCACCTTTCATACCTACGCCAGGTGATATCCACGACACTGGATACTTTCAAG CTCGCAACATTCTACAACAACTGCAAGTGTCCAACTTTGACATatga
- the LOC125063685 gene encoding serine/threonine-protein kinase greatwall isoform X1 translates to MLCELFCLKSSISTKTIMTANEIEEPNGSCHTILEKINENNAEPTNKLPEITDFTIIKPISRGAFGKVFLAQKKYNPEQLYAIKVMKKSEMINKNMVTQVVTERNALALSRSPFCVHLFYSLQSASSVYLVMEYMVGGDLKSLLNVYGFLEESMAIFYVAEVTLALDYLHKHNIVHRDLKPDNMLIAKSGHVKLTDFGLSKIEIHRDLEISDFVNRTPSLNLRTPGQLLSLTSHLSFGSGGDSTKDSLSTETCENLLHALKESTKKKSIFYDDVSTVDSPSIDHSQLSGIHPFMSAESINLEHITSKDSGSESLSSYHTCESSKSSSNKSNKSTDISSANGSSLESALTDSQHDQSTSPLCRGHSLKRIPSFRAKKRKRILDCDGDTPTGVTSLLESKQNHSGLTQEIMALELDVTQNTPKRISIHPTPERRKNPIKGVLKKRWVSQNDSHHFNVGVIFSTPVSNSKNKEKKEKATRFNLPTDDTSSETKDQSMTFGKHISTSLEIFPTRRLSKGEGSKSPTDLCKTPIAAQTPYRTPKSVRRGNQVSDQRILGTPDYLAPELLLRQGHGPQVDWWALGVCLYEFMTGIPPFNDETPQAVFNNILSKNIEWPEDDEALSNEAVSAIEALLTMEPKERPAAAEVKKMSLFKDLDWDNQLNVEPPFIPTPGDIHDTGYFQARNILQQLQVSNFDI, encoded by the exons ATGTTATGTGAATTATTTTGCTTAAAAAGTTCAATATCTACTAAAACCATAATGACGGCCAATGAAATCGAAGAGCCGAATGGATCTTGCCATACGattttggaaaaaataaacGAAAACAATGCAGAACCTACCAATAAG CTTCCAGAGATAACCGATTTCACTATAATAAAACCGATAAGCCGTGGGGCTTTTGGAAAAGTATTTCTTGCCCAGAAAAAGTATAATCCAGAACAGTTGTATGCTATAAAAGTTATGAAAAAGTCAGAAatgatcaataaaaatatggtaACCCAGGTGGTTACGGAAAGAAATGCTCTTGCCTTATCAAGAAGTCCATTTTGTGTTCacttgttttattcattacagTCAGCTTCATCAGTTTATTTG GTCATGGAATATATGGTTGGTGGAGATCTGAAGTCTTTGTTAAATGTTTATGGTTTCCTAGAAGAGTCAATGGCAATATTTTATGTCGCAGAGGTAACTTTAGCCTTGGACTATTTGCATAAGCATAATATTGTTCATAGAGACCTTAAACCAGATAATATGTTGATTGCTAAAAGTGGACATGTTAAGTTAACTGATTTTGGATTATCGAAGATTGAAATACATAGAG aTTTAGAAATATCTGACTTTGTGAATCGAACACCAAGTCTAAATTTACGTACTCCTGGTCAACTATTGTCTCTGACATCACATCTTTCATTTGGTTCTGGAGGGGACAGTACCAAAGATTCCTTATCTACAGAAACTTGTGAGAACCTTCTTCATGCACTTAAAGAATCTA cCAAGAAGAAGAGTATATTTTATGATGATGTAAGCACAGTAGACAGCCCATCTATAGACCACTCTCAACTTTCTGGAATTCATCCATTTATGAGTGCCGAGAGTATCAACTTGGAACATATTACT TCAAAAGACTCCGGCTCGGAATCACTAAGTTCATACCATACGTGTGAAAGTTCAAAAAGCAGttcaaataaaagtaataagtcAACAGACATCAGTAGTGCTAATGGTTCGTCTTTGGAGTCAGCGCTCACTGATTCACAACATGACCAGTCAACTTCACCTCTATGCAGGGGCCACTCTTTGAAAAGGATTCCTAG TTTCCGGGCTAAAAAAAGAAAGCGGATTTTGGATTGTGATGGTGACACACCAACTGGAGTGACCAGCCTTTTGGAGTCAAAACAAAACCACAGTGGGCTGACTCAGGAGATCATGGCGCTGGAACTTGACGTGACTCAGAACACGCCCAAGAGGATATCGATACACCCCACACCGGAACGAAGGAAGAATCCCATTAAGGGTGTTTTAAAGAAGAG ATGGGTTTCGCAAAATGATAGTCACCATTTCAACGTGGGAGTGATATTCTCGACTCCAGTCTCAAACAGTAAGAACAAGGAGAAAAAAGAAAAGGCTACGAGATTTAATTTACCCACCGACGATACATCTTCGGAAACTAAGGACCAGTCCATGACATTTGGAAAACATATTTCCACCAGCTTAGAAATATTTCCAACTAGGAGGTTAAGTaag GGTGAAGGCAGCAAATCACCCACAGACCTGTGTAAAACGCCCATAGCCGCCCAAACGCCTTACAGAACACCAAAAAGCGTGAGACGCGGGAATCAAGTTTCCGATCAGAGAATATTGGGTACGCCGGACTATCTCGCACCCGAATTATTACTCAG gCAAGGACATGGGCCACAAGTAGATTGGTGGGCACTAGGAGTATGCTTGTACGAGTTCATGACTGGCATTCCGCCCTTCAATGATGAGACACCACAAGCTGTcttcaacaatattttatcCAAAA ACATAGAATGGCCTGAAGATGATGAGGCATTATCGAATGAAGCAGTGAGTGCAATCGAGGCCCTGCTCACAATGGAGCCGAAGGAACGTCCTGCCGCCGCAGAGGTCAAAAAGATGTCATTGTTCAAAGACTTGGACTGGGACAATCAGCTTAACGTAGAACCACCTTTCATACCTACGCCAGGTGATATCCACGACACTGGATACTTTCAAG CTCGCAACATTCTACAACAACTGCAAGTGTCCAACTTTGACATatga
- the LOC125063702 gene encoding proclotting enzyme has protein sequence MTLRTIVFFLSLIAIHCLHVPEDIGFSENNGAFYTEDAVFINALPRSKRETNTTRDGKQLLYLQPRQGDAFGLDCETANGKKGTCKSFRDCYPLFKVVDLSGYDGWVMGHYDTCSYNSGDNTEVFGVCCTQPVGTPPQQEPDVQRLGLLRPAMPLQLTPMQIPGFPNNLQASAYSQWLYNANQRQVPAQWPPAMPPLPTHPPNHTPATHPPSLVSGQVTQAPANPSPIPTTTWGTKPPSTTKQTWPPIYPTQPTKPPTQPGTDSSCGIKNGPQTYESPQDEERIVGGHNADLNEWPFVVALFNGGRQFCGGSLIDDRHVLSAAHCVAHMTSWDVARLTARLGDYNIRTNTETQHIERKIKRVVRHRGFDMRTLYNDVSILTLDQPVTFTKNVRPVCLPSSARAYAGLTATVIGWGSLKESGPQPAVLQEVTIPIWSNAECRLKYGSAAPGGIVDHMLCAGKDNMDSCSGDSGGPLMVNEGGRWTQVGVVSWGIGCGKGQYPGVYTRVTAFLPWIQKNSK, from the exons atgacacTCAGAACAATAGTATTTTTCTTAAGTTTAATTGCCATACATTGTTTGCACGTGCCTGAAGATATAGGATTTTCTGAAAATAATGGCGCATTTTATACTGAGGATGCAGTATTTATAAATG CACTTCCACGTTCGAAACGTGAGACGAATACAACACGCGATGGAAAGcaacttttatatttacaaccAAGACAG GGTGATGCTTTTGGATTGGATTGCGAAACAGCTAATGGAAAGAAAGGCACCTGTAAGAGCTTCAGGGACTGCTACCCTCTGTTTAAAGTTGTTGACTTATCCGGCTACGACGGTTGGGTCATGGGCCATTATGACACTTGTAGCTACAACAGTGGAGATAATACTGAG GTGTTCGGTGTATGTTGTACACAACCAGTAGGAACACCACCTCAACAGGAACCTGATGTACAGAGATTAGGACTCCTTAGACCTGCAATGCCTTTACAGCTTACACCTATGCAAATACCCGG TTTCCCAAATAACCTTCAAGCATCAGCATACTCCCAGTGGCTATACAATGCGAACCAGAGGCAGGTACCTGCCCAATGGCCACCCGCAATGCCTCCTCTACCCACTCACCCACCCAATCACACACCGGCCACACACCCGCCTTCACTTG TCAGTGGACAAGTAACGCAAGCACCAGCAAATCCTTCGCCCATACCAACAACAACTTGGGGCACTAAACCTCCCAGTACAACAAAACAA ACATGGCCGCCTATATACCCAACGCAGCCAACGAAGCCTCCAACACAGCCTGGAACTGACAGTTCTTGCGGGATCAAAAATGGACCACAA ACATATGAGAGTCCCCAAGACGAAGAAAGGATAGTGGGAGGACATAACGCCGATCTGAATGAGTGGCCGTTCGTAGTAGCGCTCTTCAATGGCGGCAGACAGTTCTGTGGAGGGTCACTTATAGACGACAGACACGTTCTGTCAGCGGCTCATTGTGTGGCACA tatGACGTCATGGGATGTAGCACGACTGACAGCAAGACTCGGAGATTACAATATCAGGACGAACACGGAGACTCAGCACATCGAAAGAAAGATTAAAAGGGTGGTCAGACATCGTGGATTTGATATGCGAACTCTG TACAACGACGTCTCCATTTTAACTCTAGACCAGCCGGTAACATTTACAAAGAACGTAAGGCCAGTCTGTCTCCCGTCCAGCGCTCGTGCATACGCTGGTCTAACCGCTACTGTTATTGGATGGGGGAGCTTGAAAGAAA GTGGACCCCAGCCCGCTGTGCTCCAAGAAGTGACAATACCGATATGGTCAAACGCAGAATGTCGTCTCAAGTATGGCTCTGCGGCACCCGGTGGTATCGTAGACCATATGCTTTGTGCCGGGAAAGACAATATGGATTCTTGTAGC ggTGACAGTGGCGGTCCCCTAATGGTAAATGAGGGTGGAAGGTGGACCCAAGTAGGCGTAGTCTCGTGGGGCATCGGATGCGGGAAGGGACAGTACCCTGGAGTATACACCCGAGTTACAGCTTTCCTCCCATGGATACAAAAGAACTCAAAATAA